A single genomic interval of Cataglyphis hispanica isolate Lineage 1 chromosome 25, ULB_Chis1_1.0, whole genome shotgun sequence harbors:
- the LOC126858498 gene encoding dnaJ homolog subfamily C member 16 — MLLIDFLMTYASTSKRQFHHNVTWNNNIALLMKYIFLLLTFLVILQLTPSAVVAGDSLGDPYKILGVSKHATLQDIRKAYKHLVKEWHPDKTDHPMAEDKFVEITKAYELLTDPERRRKFDNHGITEEGIPRQRRDSSHFNVLDPLEELFNSNFKFHYQTRDITLFHKMSITYRSFENVIIPKTYRTPYLILFYSDWCFACLQVEPTWRRLIDELEPVGLGLATAHAKKESTLARRLGIHSLPCLVVTLDGRTSVYKESLFSIQKIVEFVRNRLPYKLISTISNTNVENFLSGWTDNRIRALIFERRDFIRLRYLLMSFYYRDRVAFGFVQVGISETENITSRYKISGELDTLLLFNENSEKPMASISMKDISSETMHNVIANNKFLVLPRLSNQAMLDSICPPEWLRPQKRLCAVLISQQNSPLHDMARHKFRQVALESSYSTDRVRYAYVFKDTQSEFVSALAAGEGSPLEPLLHIVIIWRRDANHLKYEWLPHGWVEAAQDDRIWNETRRHLEKTIQKLLRATEALPYAAVVGELADEHAQGTVDRLIGRALLAVDYISDNLTKEQILPLISVLATLMLIGAAGYGMSYLVKLEEASVQADRTQCKDNAKSISSQPQLRLHELRAEKYNGLVRLLKPGCRTIILLVDAQSRLKLLPAFHKAVWPYRKNKTLMFAHMSLEKGLDWYKKLLSLTLSEQKDLNINAKNCVGTVLSLNGHRKYFCMYHAKHPECTKGKGSKRIEKMTKQLARTPEDPEAGAFIGFESSNESDLSQDESGNNVLYQDNLLDGLPMWLDRLFEGLTHRYYINYWPEFTAK; from the exons ATGttattgattgattttttaatgactTACGCGTCGACGAGCAAACGACAATTCCATCACAACGTTACATGGAACAATAATATCGCTCTATTAATGAAATACATATTCTTACTGCTGACCTTTCTTGTAATTCTCCAATTAACACCGTCGGCTGTTGTCGCGGGTGATTCCTTGGGAGATCCATACAAGATATTAGGTGTGTCAAAACATGCGACTCTGCAGGACATTCGAAAGGCGTACAAGCACCTCGTCAAGGAATG gCATCCAGACAAAACTGATCATCCAATGGCTGAGgataaatttgtagaaataacAAAAGCATATGAA CTTTTGACAGATCCAGAAAGAAGAAGGAAATTTGATAATCATGGGATCACAGAGGAAGGAATTCCCAGACAAAGAAGGGACAGTAGTCACTTTAATGTTCTTGATCCATtggaagaattatttaatagtaattttaaattccatTATCAAACTAGAGATATTACGTTGTTCCACAAAATGAGTATCACTTATcg ATCGTTCGAGAATGTGATAATACCCAAAACTTATCGTACaccatatttaattttattttactccgATTGGTGCTTTGCATGTCTGCAAGTAGAGCCCACTTGGAGACGATTAATTGATGAGTTGGAACCTGTAGGACTTGGCTTGGCTACAGCACATGCCAAGAAGGAGTCTACATTGGCAAGAAGACTCGGCATTCACTCACTTCCATGTCTTGTTGTTACTCTAGATGGACGTACTAGCGTCTACAAAGAATCTTTATTTAGTATTCAGAAAATTGTTG AATTTGTACGAAATAGATTaccatataaattaataagtacaATTAGTAATACCAATgtagaaaatttcttatcgGGATGGACGGATAATAGAATTCGCGCATTGATATTTGAAAGGAGAGATTTTATTCGTTTACGATATTTACTGATGTCTTTTTACTATAGAGATCGAGTAGCCTTCGGTTTTGTCCAA gTTGGTATATCTGAAACTGAGAACATAACGTCGAGATATAAAATCTCAGGAGAATTAGATActttattgctttttaatGAGAATTCTGAAAAGCCCATGGCATCCATTAGTATGAAGGACATTTCTAGTGAAACCATGCATAATGTTATCGCTAATAATAAGTTTCTCGTATTGCCAAGACTTTCAAATCAAGCAATGTTGGACTCTATATGTCCGCCCGAATGGTTAAGGCCGCAAAAGCGTCTGTGCGCTGTTTTAATATCGCAACAAAATAGTCCTCTGCATGATATGGCCAGGCACAAATTTAGACAAGTTGCATTAGAATCTTCTTATAG CACGGATCGCGTCAGATATGCGTATGTATTCAAGGATACCCAATCTGAATTTGTATCTGCATTAGCAGCTGGTGAAGGTAGTCCACTGGAACCTCTACTACATATCGTCATCATCTGGAGACGAGATGCTAATCACTTGAAGTATGAATGGCTTCCTCACGGATGGGTTGAAGCCGCTCAGGACGATCGTATATGGAACGAGACACGTAGACATTTAGAAAAAACCATACAAAAGTTGTTACGTGCCACTGAAGCTTTACCTTATGCTGCTGTTGTAGGAGAACTAGCGGATGAACATGCACAG GGTACTGTAGATAGACTGATAGGAAGAGCATTATTAGCAGTAGATTATATATCTGATAATCTAACCAAAGAACAAATTCTGCCTTTGATATCAGTATTAGCAACTCTCATGCTAATTGGAGCTGCGGGATACGGAATGTCATACCTAGT TAAGTTAGAAGAGGCAAGTGTTCAAGCTGACCGTACTCAATGCAAAGATAATGCTAAGTCAATTTCATCACAACCGCAACTACGGTTACATGAATTACGGgcggaaaaatataatggattgGTTCGACTTTTAAAACCAGGTTGTAGAACTATTATTCTGTTGGTTGATGCTCAAAGTCGATTAAAGTTATTGCCAGCTTTTCATAAAGCTGTGTGGCCTTACAG aaagaataaaacgCTCATGTTTGCACATATGTCATTAGAGAAGGGTCTTGATTGGTACAAGAAACTGTTGTCACTCACTTTATCTGAGCAGaaggatttaaatataaatgctaaGAATTGTGTAGGCACTGTCCTGTCTTTGAACGGacatcgaaaatatttctgcatGTATCATGCTAAACATCCAGAATGTACCAAGGGTAAAGGTTCTAag CGTATTGAAAAGATGACCAAGCAGCTTGCCCGAACACCGGAAGATCCGGAAGCTGGCGCTTTTATTGGTTTCGAGAGTTCTAACGAATCCGATTTGTCTCAAGATGag agtGGAAACAACGTTTTATATCAGGACAATCTTTTAGATGGTTTACCGATGTGGCTTGATAGATTATTTGAAGGATTAACGCatcgttattatataaattattggccCGAGTTCACTGCCAAGtaa
- the LOC126858501 gene encoding GATOR complex protein WDR24, with protein sequence MTSKTICIAQEGPANALALNKDNSQVVIAGRNVFKIFTLLEDKFEEACNLRVGKNLNLNFSCNDVAWNLNDDHILATAATNGAVVVWNLNKQSRSKQEHVFIDHKRTVNKVSFHMTEPMWLISGSQDGTMKCFDLRIKEAIKTFYSNTESVRDVQFCPQQPHTFAAVSENGHVQQWDMRKPDRYFQHFTAHSGPIFACDWHPEATWLATASRDKTIKVWDLSGKPSCDYAIHTIASVGRIKWRPQKKYHIASCALVVDCSINVWDIRRPYIPFASFNEHRDVPTGVAWRGNPQSFLSTSRDCTLYHHIFDDAIRPASKANPQSVALGLKGEVTYACKVKYEPAATARQLTSIMRRTLVTNDDNFCVASSVTHRFTLNNCQPSWFKIAAEGYLLSGNLNDICDHNARVAIGFGKTTLGIAWQVLKIMYGDPLELLLKIAPKEDIVNASNITPGATKNSGMEQSNASKQSSHEHDVKSLQGENPTGVASGGDDETETETDAPENQNITGPSTNLATVLPRRPLLSDVPSTSKGDFIFGETEYEPVSLEHPGESRHIVMRMEDDEWTKELQKEAFPLRHEIKDRSPPPEQFPNHPTELGEDPTSVIIEDQPQLVVPLLPKPLLFDFTSVILEALEYHAAVRDVQTTVSMLIALGEKRKNLKLPIALQEHWILEYLDMLGKFKLWHIATQIIQLAWIPSISQLNQQSTLIHVSCAACTKQLQRSAWLCDHCHTSEHALCSVCNQVVRGMYVWCQGCAHGGHINHMKEWFNGNRQCPAGCGHLCEYN encoded by the exons ATGACATCAAAAACTATATGCATTGCTCAAGAAGGACCAGCAAATGCCTTAGCccttaataaagataatagcCAGGTTGTGATAGCCGGTCGTAACG tttttaaaatatttaccttGCTGGAGGATAAGTTTGAAGAAGCCTGTAATCTTCGcgttggaaaaaatttaaatcttaatttttcttgcaatgATGTTGCCTGGAACCTCAACGATG atcatATACTggcaacagcagcaacaaaTGGCGCAGTGGTTGTTTGGAATCTAAATAAACAATCACGATCAAAACAGGAGCATGTATTTATAGATCACAAAAGAACTGTGAATAAAGTGAGTTTTCATATGACAGAACCTATGTGGTTGATATCTGGCTCACAAGATGGTACTATGAAATGTTTTGActtaagaataaaagaagCCATCAAAACCTTTTAtag TAATACAGAATCGGTGAGAGATGTTCAATTTTGTCCACAACAACCACACACTTTTGCAGCTGTATCTGAAAATGGACATGTACAGCAATGGGACATGAGAAAACCAGATCGTTATTTTCAGCATTTTACCGCACATAGTGGTCCGATATTTGCTTGTGATTGGCATCCTGAAGCCACTTGGCTTGCTACTGCATCTAGAGATAAAACTATTaag GTTTGGGATTTGTCAGGCAAACCAAGTTGCGATTATGCCATACATACTATTGCATCAGTGGGACGCATTAAATGGAGGCCacagaaaaaatatcacatagCAAGTTGTGCTTTAGTGGTTGATTGCAGTATAAATGTATGGGATATTCGCAGACCATATATTCCATTTGCAAGTTTCAATGAGCATAGAGATGTACCCACAGGTGTGGCATGGAGAGGCAATCCACAATCATTTCTATCGACAAGCAGA GATTGCACTTTGtatcatcatatttttgaTGATGCGATAAGACCAGCCAGCAAAGCAAATCCACAAAGTGTTGCATTAGGTTTAAAGGGTGAAGTCACATATGcttgtaaagtaaaatatgaaCCGGCGGCTACCGCAAGACAACTGACTAGCATAATGAG gaGAACACTTGTGACaaatgatgataatttttGTGTGGCTTCAAGTGTAACTCATAGATTCACTTTGAACAATTGTCAACCAAGTTGGTTCAAGATAGCCGCGGAAGGTTATCTGCTTTCCGGGAATTTAAATGATATCTGTGATCACAATGCACGTGTCGCAATCGGTTTTGGCAAAACaact CTTGGTATAGCATGGCAAGTTCTGAAAATTATGTATGGAGATCCCCTTGaattgctattaaaaataGCCCCCAAGGAAGATATAGTTAATGCTTCAAACATAACACCAGGAGCAACAAAGAATTCCGGCATGGAACAATCAAATGCAAGCAAACAATCGA GTCATGAACACGATGTGAAATCTCTTCAGGGAGAAAATCCGACTGGTGTTGCTAGCGGCGGAGACGACGAAACCGAAACAGAAACAGATGCACCGgagaatcaaaatattacagGACCGTCAACTAATTTGGCAACTGTCCTGCCAAG AAGACCATTGCTCAGTGATGTACCCTCGACGTCGAAAGGTGACTTTATTTTTGGAGAAACTGAATATGAGCCTGTGTCATTGGAACATCCTGGCGAAAGTAGACATATTGTTATGCGTATGGAGGATGATGAATGGACCAAGGAATTGCAAAAAGAAGCTTTCCCTTTACGGCACGAGATAAAAGATCGATCTCCGCCACCAGAACAATTTCCTAACCATCCCACTGAACTCGGCGAAGATCCAACTTCTGTTATAATCGAGGATCAACCTCAATTAGTAGTACCACTTCTACCTAAGCCATTGTTGTTCGATTTTACATCCGTGATCTTGGAAGCATTGGAATATCATGCAGCAGTGAGAGATGTTCAAACAACAGTATCAATGCTAATTGCTCTAggagaaaagaggaaaaatttgaaacttcCAATAGCTTTGCAAGAACATTGGATACTGGAATACTTAGATATGCTTGGCAAATTCAAACTCTGGCATATAGCTACACAG atAATACAATTGGCATGGATTCCTTCTATATCGCAACTGAATCAACAATCGACCCTGATTCACGTATCTTGTGCAGCATGTACAAAACAATTACAACGATCAGCATGGTTGTGTGATCATTGTCATACATCCGAACATGCTCTGTGTTCTGTTTGTAATCAG gtTGTACGTGGAATGTATGTGTGGTGTCAAGGTTGTGCACATGGAGGCCATATAAATCATATGAAGGAGTGGTTTAATGGCAATCGGCAATGTCCTGCCGGTTGCGGACATTTGTGTGAATACAATTAA
- the LOC126858546 gene encoding 60S ribosomal protein L36, translated as MAPRYELAVGLNRGHKTTKIRVAKNKSEKEKTLCIRPARLKGKQTKHSKFVRDLIREVTGHAPYEKRAMELLKVSKDKRALKFLKRRLGTHIRAKRKREELGNILVQMRKAAHH; from the exons ATGGCACCAAGATATGAATTGGCTGTTGGACTCAACAGAGGTCACAAAACGACAAAGATTCGTGTGGCGAAAAACAAatctgaaaaagagaaaactcTCTGTATTCGACCAGCCAGATTAAAAGGG aaacaaaCCAAACATAGCAAATTTGTGAGAGATTTGATCCGCGAAGTTACAGGACATGCTCCTTATGAAAAACGTGCTATGGAGTTGCTTAAAGTGTCAAAGGACAAACgtgctttgaaatttttgaagagaagg ctGGGAACTCACATTCGTGCTAAGAGGAAGCGAGAAGAGCTTGGAAATATCTTGGTACAGATGAGGAAAGCAGCTCatcattaa